AAATGTTGGGCGCCTCATAGGGGCACATTATAATCCATTGGATGGAActatgcattgatgctctaaatggcccgatgaggcAGCCGGACGGTGTGTTGTGctgtgaaacagcgtcttcatttctttacataataatatgtagtatatttataatattatacaattcgtataaataggtataatataatttcttaaattatgaAAATAAGTGGTTGATGAATAAAACTCTAGGCGGAAGCCCTAACcacgacaacgactgagagatcggctcttcgaactgatatcggtgAATCGCCTatcgttttatttttttgaacagAGAAACCAGGTAGTGGGGGCGATTTTCAGACGTCCAGAAatcgtccgtatttcgtccagtagaagcacgtccaacatcggacgtccgaaggacgtacatatttagtacaccgaaggacgtccaaaggacgttcatatttattccacccgaagtacgtccaacgtcggacgtccaaaggacatccatttatagtccatagacattaggactaaaactggacctattttgggtacgtatatcttcaacttcaaaaatATGCTCTCAAGATTCATCTGTATAGTAcaaatacattgataaaaattatatttttgcttattagaattacataattagcaaacttatgttatcttggtaactagaataataaaacattgtaacaaataatttacaaatcagattttcacactttacaaaaaaaaaaacaaaaacatgttttggatattaaactgtacaattttgaattaaatatgattatCTCTTcgatttaaactattttattaacataattaagttaatattttattgaattattttgctatttgatcccgtaattggtataataTATCCAATATGGACGATCAGAAAACGttcgtatttcgtccagtacggacgtccaaaggacgttcatattttgtccaccgaaggacgtccaacgtcggacgtccgaaggacgtacatatttagtccaccgaaggacgtccaacgtcggacgtccgaaggacgtccgtttttagtccatggacgttaggaccaaaaatggacctattttggacgtccagaggacgtcgtgtgTTATTAGGGATGCGAGTTTAAGCCCCAGCCTGGTCAACGGAAAacaaaaaaggctaacgcgtcagtacaAAATTCTAATATGAATCTGAAGCTTAGACTGGAGTATGcgggtgtctgatcggcctatgaagTAGCAGTACGGCAAAGGATAATGGCCTGCAGCTCTACAACTCTACGAAGCTCAGATTTCTGATCCTTTTCGAATTGGAAAGGACGCGACAGAACGCTTCTTTTCAAATAAACaaagtttaattgtgatgagtggttcctgagatatgaccggtcaaatttgacccgCATTTGCGACGAGCTTATAAACTATAGGAAGGTAATTTCAAACCAtgtcttttgcgttaatgttgaattcgtgcagtaaactttataggtcgtcttcgcactttGCTACTTACACGGTGTTATCAgcgtatttttatctctctatcgtatttttatctctctatcgtCCATTTTGTACACTCTTTTTCTCTTCACtcgttttattattgcatccaaatTTATGTTAAGCAGTAGAGAACTTAGTGAATCttcttgcctgattcctgtgtttatTTCTACAGGTTTTGTtgttattccattgactttcatttctattttatttcttacatattgaaaactgatagaaaacatattatgttttataatatCCATTGGAAAATTTTTGTCACAGTAGGTGTATCACACCTTTTAATAATTGTattctatcaaatgctttttctaaGTATATAAAACAGAAAAGGCTAGTTTAtaatattctaatgatttctttGCTATTTTCAATatcagaaaaaattgaaaaaatggttaCATGGTTACATTGTCTTCCACTTCTAAATTCTGGtcgttcatccgatatatttatgcacgccattgtTTTTCtatatgtattacattttttcGATATATTTATGAAGGCCAACATTTTCTCAACCTCAAAATACTCCTGTTAGGTTCTTCTATCATTACTGTTAATTCAATTATAAGTATTTATTGCTTAATTTTGcttaaaacctttataaacaaattaatttacaATATCCTTGCAACTTTACAAAAAACTGCAACTTTAAATGGATATAACTATAATACAAATAaagataaattaatttaataattcgcagatctttattatctatgtcctTTGTTTCAagaataaagatctgcgaataattctcaatcTATATAGGAAtaagaaagctaacatcaaaatagaaaatgaaatatcacaagcaatagaaatacgcAGAGGACCCAGATAGCCTGTAAACTTGTGGCAAGTTttattcttctttgattttaaatTGCTGCGTCAAATATGACCAGGCAAGTTTGTGTCAAGTTTGCTGCAATATTGTTATGACAAAGATGATGATTCAAGTTTGTAGCAACTTTGCTGCAAGCGTACAGTTGCAAAGCCACGTCACACGTGCCATCTATTTGGTTGACTTACACGTTACGGTCGGTTCGGTTCGGTTTCGTTCGTTACCCTGACTGATGTCACGCCCACGAAAACGAGAGTGTTGCCACCGGTGGTAAATTGTCCTTTCTGcgagaattttcaacataaaaaggAAATAACTTATAAGGGAATCTttgctccagtccaaattgtaaaatatttataaaaatcaaaatatttgaaaataattcaacatattctcacagattttttaaataggagcatAGAAGGGAATTTTATCataaagtgggaatttttaaggtacgttgagggaaaaagcttactcgacagCTGGCAACACGGGAAAAGTAACCTGCCATCCTGCCAAGAGGTGATAATTTGTGGTTAGGTATGTCCTCTCCTATATGTTGatgtttttctttgattttttacATTTACCGTGCACTTCTCCGAGACTATTACTTTAATTAGGTACTAAGCTGAAGCttgttttcttcagtttttcatagaGCACCTGCTTGCGGTGattacccacataacaatgatgttcgtatcatgttctaagcatatactaccaacattcgtcggagtatattctttttagtatatgcgtagtacacagtggtgtcatggtgtgggaacgcgtgggaacgccgttcccacactggttaagaaaagaaaaaaaataatagaggatttaggttttgtaaacaaaaattagcaatgcgttccggcactgcgttcccgcactgctaattttgccatgacaccactggtagTACAAgtatagcatgtaccttaaaaaacattctaaatttcatgttctttgcatatactttaaagtatattctcgtaccgaatatactgagtacattcgtgtacgtagtaactcggaatattcgtaaaagtttattcttagaatatacctttatcgaatattcttagcacatacttataagtagatactcagaatatacctttatcgaatattcttagcacatacttataagtacattcttaacacatgcttataagtagatacttttaaaatatcttaaaaataatatgtatgtataggaagtatgaataatattagccttatagattatcaacttcgttatattttagaataattaataaaatttatgtatgtaggtagaattggacgaatttcatttcaaaattgttgtatggtaaaaaagtttaaacattaattgtatattaacgtttattattaaaaattcgttttcataattgaaataactttaccatttcgagtttatcatgagtacctatttttacatcgttggaatttgaatttaggtacattcaattcaatacggGCCATTCCAGAAACAAAGCATGCCAAACCACCCCCTTATCTATGGCCAAAACCTTAGAggatggaaaattttttaccCACGTAAAAAATTTTCCATCCTCTAAGGCCAAAACCCACGGCTTTggtgttgccaaccgtcgagtaagctttttccgtcaaccttaaaaattcccacttttataaaacaatccctcctgtttacaaaatctgagaagatatgtttaattattttcaaatattttgatttttttaaatattttacaatttggactggaacaaaaattcccttttgagttaacttttccctttacgtatcaccttttatgttgaaaattccctcaaaaagtgaaatttccctccgtttggcaacactatAACGACCGGTGCACCCATGgtgttattccacaatacatatCGCCCATCCCACTATCCCCGTCTTGtcttattctgaccatttcttacctgaaCAACGGTAAAATATGAAATCTAAAATAGACATTATTCATAGATGAGGGGGTTGGgtgacattatttatttttatctatgcagtgttaaggatgaagactAATGATAAAGTACTATAGGACcaaagaacatacataatctcctttattttgtttgcggtgcttcaaaataggtataatctattttgataactcaatattatttaataaatacatataagtaagtacatataagtatataaattttagttactcatacatagtttagtttagctaaatattataatataatagtttatatagataactaaaatttataaatatgtacttactttttaagtaatattgcagaatgtaggtattaactacattctcatttgccattaaaatatgtaaatataataggtatttggtagaaccagtagaacctaagatgatattaggtgatgctgaaaacatacttctgagcaatatagcacttgatagcactttcttaaaatatccttaaaaatatattcttctaaTACAAAGATGTGCAGTATATAAGCTATGtgctaagtatataaatagaaggtttatagcacttccttggaatattctaaaaagtacgttcttagtataaactaaaaagatatGCGGTAGTACGTTccaagtatataaatagaaggtttatagcacgtccttggaatgttctaaaaagtatattcttagtatatactgaaaagaagtgcggtagtacattctaagtatatacatagaacgtttaagtactgtaatgtagtatatactcagtatgtgctctgcacattcgcaatggtaattacgcatattcttagtatatactttttctggaaagtatgttctatgaatctgctaagaacatgaaattgttatgtgggtaggtACAGATTGGTATTCTTTTTACTTTGGTGAAATTGAggtaagtttttttatgtttttcgtagCTTCTAACTGTATTTACATACATACTatctaaaataaacatattattatatattatttataaatgagttttaatttttattgtaaaattgttaGCTTAACATGTTTTTATCTCTTTTAATAGTAAATATAAATTCTGTTCACACAGCAAGACTTTATAacaatttcttttatttgtttcagaGCTGAGACAAAACGGAGCATCGGAATCTGAAGCTGGCGGGTTTTAATGTAAGTtccaataaataattttagacaaTAGATTGTATTTTAGTTGAGTGATTACTAaataaatagttatataaaatggtattgtatattttattcacattgttttattcaaattgtggatagtatgtcaaaacaaaccttaagcaagtttgtatcaagtttgaaaaaacaaacttcatgcaacaaaataaaaacaaaccTTCAGCAACTTTATTatatcaagtttgaaaaaacaaacttcatgcaagtTTGTCACACTCCAACTAGCAAGTTTGATTTAAACTTGCTGCAAGCTTGCAAAGTTGCCATGGCAAACCTGCAGCAAGCTTTCATGTTTGATGTATCAAACTTTTTGCAAGTTTGAAACAAGTTTATATTGCTATCGGGGGAGTAAGATAAGGATGCATTTTAttaccactgctatttaatgtatatagtgaaagcatctgccaggaagcccttttgcaaccAAACGAAGGAATCTTAATTAATGGAGAGgttataaataatatttgataCGCGGACGACAATCTaggtactagttgcaagaacagtagaacaattacaacgattactttcAAATGTAAATATTGTTTGCAACAATTATGGTATAAAATTATCAATATCAAAataaccaagtatatggtcttaaATAAAAACATGATACAaacagcacatattagtataaacggcattcaaattaaaaaatatcaagttacaaatacttgggaactttaattaACGAAACTGGAGatcaaaacaatgaaataaaaagacgtatcgaaattgccagggccactcataaagatgagaaaattcttctgcaacaaaGATATAAGCAACCCTCTACGATTAACAGccgatttctcatatcgagttttAACTCCAGTTTAATCTGAACTTctagtgaacgtcagtttaaagtcaaaatcgtctttttCAATCCTGGTttaaccgatggcagtttaaactctGTTCAACTTGAACGCTGAACGTTTGACTACGTAACTTTATATAGAAACAGCATAAAACAGGTCACACAAAATGGCGATagtttttaccttttgccatctattggcatttctcaaAAGCTGTAGAACGCGAGCTGACAATGAGAATTGCATTTACAAACAAAACCGAAGTTCAGCGATGGTGCACGCCAGGTTTTCTCAACACGACTCTAACTTATCAgcagagtctacgagaagtgtacggtaaattgaagctgtaattacaaaaaaagaaatatgtatgtctttaTACTCACTTTGTAAcgctcaaaaaattacgggatctggatttcaatgcatatttttttttaattctcgtatcaaagttacgcgtgaagttagtcgtattgatgacagttgagaAAACGTGGGCGAATATCAGGAATGAACAAATTTCATTTGAATTTTTTATCTAATTTAGTTTACAAGCTCGAGCTTTATACATAATAAAGCTACATTGCTCATAACCATTTTTTGACCACTTGGATCGAAATGCACCTTCGAAATTCCACCCTCGATTTGTCGATCTGAATTGCAAAGGTTACTGTGACCCTTATTCGGCGCCTAGACTACTTATATGCAATAGACAAAATAGCTGATGGCTATTAGTTATGAAGCTAATAgtagttaataaattaaagtaaatattaaggaaacatttttattaaatacaataaaataacatgTTTTATACATTATTTACATTTATAATTGTGGGGCCTACACTTAGGACAGCATTCTCCTGGACATACTTTAAGTATTTGTCCTTCTGCACATTTCAATAAAGGACAGTCCTTATGCCTAAATACTTCGCATCCGCATATATCATAGGTATGGTTAGAAACTTCACAGTGTCCACATTCGGGACAGGGTTTTGGTTCGTAAATAGTGCAGTCACATGCATCTACACAATCTGTTGGTATTTCGCAAAGCCCACAACTTGGACATGTGATATGCTCCCATATGATACATCCACACTCATCTAATTTACCTGAGTCGACATCACAAGGTCCAGCACAAGGACATTCTTTGTATACAAATATTGGGCATCCGCACTCATCATAACATCCAGTGGGTTCCTCACATTCATTGCAAGAAGGACACTCGATGGGTTCGTATATGGGGCAACCACATTTGTCATAGCTACCTGATTTTTGCTGACAGGGTTCACATGGAGGACAATCCTTGGGTACGTATATTGGGCAGCCACATTCGTCAAAACATCCAGTATCTATTTCACATATGTTGCACGGAGGGCACGGTTTTAGTTCGAATAAAGAACAGCCGCATTCATCAATACAACCGGTTTCTTCATCACAAGGTCCGCACAGTGGACATTCTTTATGTTTGTATATTGTACATCCACATTCATCAGTGCAATCTGTTGCTACTTCGCAACAGCCACCAATAGGACATGGTTTGTGATGATATATGGTACAACCACATTCGTCAATACAGTCTGTAGGTTCTTCACAAAAACCGCAAGTAGGACATGGCTTTGGTTCAAAGATTATGCATCCGCATTTGTCCACACATCCGCTATCGATATCACATGGTCCAAAACAGGGACATTCCAAAGGTTCATAAATGGGGCATCCACATTCATCGTAACATCCAGTCTCCACTTCGCAGCAGTCAGGTGGACAACATTCCTTTGGTTCATAGATAATACAACCACATTCATCGTAACATCCAGTCTCCACTTCGCAGCAGTCAGGTGGACAACATTCCTTTGGTTCATAGATAATACAACCACATTCATCGGTGCAATTTGTAGCAACATCACAAGGCCCGCAAGGAGGACATTCTGTTGGATAGAATATGGGGCAGCCACAACCATCTACACAGCCTGTCTTTGTAAAGCAAGGCTCACAAGTGGGACATTCCTTTTGACGATATATCTCGCAACCACAGTCATCTATACAGCCACTTGGGACTTCACATGGGTCACAAGAAGGGCATGGAATGGACTCACAAATAGGACAGCCACAATTATCAAACCAGCCTGTCTCTTGTTTACAAGGTCCACAACATTCACAAACTATTGGCTCAAATATTGGACAGTCACACTTATCTAAGCAGCCGTTGTGAACTTCGCATGGTCCGCAAACAGGACAATCTTTAGGAATACATTTATGACAATGACATTTATCAAGCTCGTGGGATTTCTTTTCGCAAGGTCCACATTCGGGACATTTTTTAGGCACACATTTGGGACATCCACAATGATCTAACTTCCTTTCGTAACAAGACTCACAATAAACTTCGTTACATGGTTTTTTAACACATTCTGGACACTTTTTCCCTGGCACATAATGAGGTTCTGAACAACTATCACAGTCTGGACAAGGTTCTtcgtgatgatgatgatattctTTGGCTAGAACCGTACCAAAACAAATAACCAAAACTAAT
This genomic window from Diabrotica virgifera virgifera chromosome 1, PGI_DIABVI_V3a contains:
- the LOC114324339 gene encoding prestalk protein-like yields the protein MKLILVLVICFGTVLAKEYHHHHEEPCPDCDSCSEPHYVPGKKCPECVKKPCNEVYCESCYERKLDHCGCPKCVPKKCPECGPCEKKSHELDKCHCHKCIPKDCPVCGPCEVHNGCLDKCDCPIFEPIVCECCGPCKQETGWFDNCGCPICESIPCPSCDPCEVPSGCIDDCGCEIYRQKECPTCEPCFTKTGCVDGCGCPIFYPTECPPCGPCDVATNCTDECGCIIYEPKECCPPDCCEVETGCYDECGCIIYEPKECCPPDCCEVETGCYDECGCPIYEPLECPCFGPCDIDSGCVDKCGCIIFEPKPCPTCGFCEEPTDCIDECGCTIYHHKPCPIGGCCEVATDCTDECGCTIYKHKECPLCGPCDEETGCIDECGCSLFELKPCPPCNICEIDTGCFDECGCPIYVPKDCPPCEPCQQKSGSYDKCGCPIYEPIECPSCNECEEPTGCYDECGCPIFVYKECPCAGPCDVDSGKLDECGCIIWEHITCPSCGLCEIPTDCVDACDCTIYEPKPCPECGHCEVSNHTYDICGCEVFRHKDCPLLKCAEGQILKVCPGECCPKCRPHNYKCK